The sequence below is a genomic window from Campylobacter ornithocola.
TCAAGTTCTGTTAAAGTTAAGGCAGCGGCTAGTTGGTCGGAAAATACAGCCATTTTTTCATCTTCTAAAAATTCTTTAACTTTGTGAATTTCATCATTAGTTTTTAAAATTTTAACAAAATCAATAGTATTTAAATCAATATGATATCTAGTTTGTTCAATGACCTTTAAAATAGGTTTTAAAAGCTTTTGACATTGATAAATTTTACTTTTTGCAAATTTAATAAGTTCTAAAAAATAATCATAGTTTTGTTTTGCTAATAAAATTTGTTCTTTTTTTGGCAAACTTTGTAAAAAAGGAAAAATAATCTTATCTTCTTTTAATAACTCATCACAAAGTTCTTTAAAAGGTTTTTCTATGGTGCCTTCTATTCTAGCTCCACCTTCAGTGGCATTGTAGGTTGTAATGTTGTTTTTAGCAGTTTCTTTTATATAAAGTTCATAACTTTGTATGTAGTATTTCCATCCTTGATGGGTAATCACTTCACCCTTGCCACCATAAGCTGTAGTTTTTATACGCTTTTCTAGAACAGGAATATTATTATCAAAGTCTTTTCCGTATAGAAATTCCATAGGATGAGAATTACCTTTTTCATCAAAAGCTAAATCTTGCCCTATAAGTATAATATTTTTATGTTCTAATTTTACAGCTAACTCATATCCCATATAGGCTACATTTAAACCACCTAAAGTCCCAAAATCATTTATTAGTATTTTGTGAGTAAATTTTGATGATGGTCTTAAAACTAACAAATAATTTCTGTGGTTTTTTTCTAAATACTTTATGGTATCTGGATGTGTTGGTGCTGTGATAATAAAGTTGATATCTTTATCAAATTCTTTAAAATCATTATCAAAGAATTTGCTAGTAAGTTCACTTGGGTCTAAAGACATCACAATATCTGGTTTTATATTATATTTTGCAAGCATAGAATAGCTTCCATCAGCACTTATAATGGTAGCTTTATTTTGAATTTCTTTTAGCAAAGGGAGTTGCTTGATTAAGCTTGGACCACTTGCAACAATAATGGCAGTTTTATTTTTCCCTTTTCTTTGATTGATAAAATCTTTAAATAAAGCTTTTGTAAGCATTTTTGGTGTATTTTCTATAGAAAATCTTAAATCTTGCGACAAGGTTGTTATTCTATTGCTTCCTTGGGCATTAAAAACATACATAATTTTTTCATTTAGTTTTTTTTCTAATTCCTCTATATGTGTTTTGTGTTGATTGTAATAGGAATTTAAAGATAAAATTTTACTATCATAAAGATAGTTTCGAACAAAAAGCTCTCCCATTAAAAAATTTATAACATCATCCATATCAAAATCATTTGTTTCCACCACATACAATCTTTTATCTTTTAATTCTTGGCTAAAATCTATTAGATGAAAAACTATATAAAGTATTTCAATATTAGGTTCAAAAACTATTATGCTTTTATGATTTTCATTTTTTAATAAAGCTTTGTATAATAAACCATTACCTAAACCATAAAAAAATAAAACAGGATATCTTTCATACTTAGAATAAATTTCATTGTATTTTTCATCAAAGAATTTTTCAGGATTATCATATAAATTTTGTTTTAACTCATGATCGTATATGTTTATATCAAAAGTATTTTCCCCTGCAAATACTTCAAAACGCTTATTTGTTTTTACATCTTCTATTTTATCAGCTAAGATAGTATTGTATTCTTCTAAAGCTCCTAGATTTTTATTGAAGTTGGTTTCATAGGTGTTCATGAAAGCCCTTCTTCTATAGTTGTTGCTTGTAGCTTTATATGAGGTATGATAAAATCAATCCAGTTTTTATGTATTTCTAAATACTCTTTTCTTTTAATGTATTCTTCATCTAAATTACTAGGATTTTTTATATAATTTTGTGCAATTTTGTATTCAAAATGAAAAAATATCGAGCGAATTAAATCTAAAAAATAATTTTTAAATTCTTCCTCTTCAAATCTAGCTTTCATTTGATAAATTCTTTGACTTAGTGGATTAAATGTTTCATCTTTAAAATCAAATTCTTCTATGCATTTTGTAAGATCTGATTTTAAAAGCTCACACTCATTAATATAGCTTTTTGCTAAAATGATGATTTTTCTTAACTTTTTATCAATCTCATCTTTTTTATCTTTAAATTCTTTTTCATTGAGACCTTGCAACTTTCCAAACAAAACCTTATCTTCCTTCAACAACTCTTCACAAAGTTCTTTAAAAGGTTTTTCTATACTTCCTTCTATTCTAGCTCCACCTTCAGTGGCATTGTAAGTTTTTATATCTAGTGGTATTGTTGATTCTATATCTTTTTCAAAACTTTCTTTGAAAATATTCCAAAATTGATTTGTTTCTACTTTACCTTTACCCCCATAGGCTGTTATGAAGAAATTTTCTTTTCTATAGTTTTCACTTTCTTCCCCATGAACATAATCTTTAGGATGAGAATTCCCATCTTCACCATAAGCTAAATCTTGTCCTATTAAGATAATATTTTTATGACCTAATTTTACAGCTAATTCATAAGCCATATTAGCCACACTCATACCTGAGCCTAAATAACCATAATCATTCATATTTAAACTTTGTGCAAAAGGTAGTGGTCTATGTACTAGCATAAAATTTCTATTGTTTTTCTTTAAGTATTCTATAGTTTTTTGATGTACTAAACTTGCAACAACAAATAATATATCTTTATCAAATTCACCAAAATTATTATTAAAACATTCGCTGACAACTTCATCTCTTTCAAGCATTAAAACATAATCAGGCTTAATATTATGCTTTGCTAATATAGGATAAGCACTATCTGCACATATAATACTAGCCTTACTAGCATATTCTTTTAATAAAGGTAATTGTTTAATCAAAGATGGACCAGTAGAAACTATAATAGCATTTTCTATTTTATCTTTTCTTTGTTTGAGTAAATCTTTTAAGCTAGGGTTAGCTAATTGATAAGGTAGATTATGTAAAAGTTGGGTTATGCCTTGGAGGGAGTCTTCTGATGAATTGCCTTGTCTAATAACCAAAGATTTTATACTTTCGATACATAAGGAATTGATTGTTTTTATAGCATCTTCATAATTTTCGTAAAAATTTGACATTATAAGCAAATCATAAGTTTTTACAAAAAAGTGAATTTTTTCTTGTTCAAAAAAACGATAAAAAGTTAAAAAGTTAATATCCTCATATAAATAAATATGAAGTCTTTTATCTTGTAAATCTTGGCTAAAATCGTTTAAATGTAAAGCAATATATAAAAGTTCTATTTCAGGTTCTATAATACAAATACAATCTTTTAATGGATTTTTTAAAAGTTCAAAAACTAATGCTCCAT
It includes:
- a CDS encoding motility associated factor glycosyltransferase family protein → MLLELNFSRNLQVLKEINTNLADKILQVKSNERFELFEKNYDIYDHKTKQFCIQNALNNLSFYEENYKRHPFLVFFGIGNGALVFELLKNPLKDCICIIEPEIELLYIALHLNDFSQDLQDKRLHIYLYEDINFLTFYRFFEQEKIHFFVKTYDLLIMSNFYENYEDAIKTINSLCIESIKSLVIRQGNSSEDSLQGITQLLHNLPYQLANPSLKDLLKQRKDKIENAIIVSTGPSLIKQLPLLKEYASKASIICADSAYPILAKHNIKPDYVLMLERDEVVSECFNNNFGEFDKDILFVVASLVHQKTIEYLKKNNRNFMLVHRPLPFAQSLNMNDYGYLGSGMSVANMAYELAVKLGHKNIILIGQDLAYGEDGNSHPKDYVHGEESENYRKENFFITAYGGKGKVETNQFWNIFKESFEKDIESTIPLDIKTYNATEGGARIEGSIEKPFKELCEELLKEDKVLFGKLQGLNEKEFKDKKDEIDKKLRKIIILAKSYINECELLKSDLTKCIEEFDFKDETFNPLSQRIYQMKARFEEEEFKNYFLDLIRSIFFHFEYKIAQNYIKNPSNLDEEYIKRKEYLEIHKNWIDFIIPHIKLQATTIEEGLS
- a CDS encoding motility associated factor glycosyltransferase family protein, with the protein product MNTYETNFNKNLGALEEYNTILADKIEDVKTNKRFEVFAGENTFDINIYDHELKQNLYDNPEKFFDEKYNEIYSKYERYPVLFFYGLGNGLLYKALLKNENHKSIIVFEPNIEILYIVFHLIDFSQELKDKRLYVVETNDFDMDDVINFLMGELFVRNYLYDSKILSLNSYYNQHKTHIEELEKKLNEKIMYVFNAQGSNRITTLSQDLRFSIENTPKMLTKALFKDFINQRKGKNKTAIIVASGPSLIKQLPLLKEIQNKATIISADGSYSMLAKYNIKPDIVMSLDPSELTSKFFDNDFKEFDKDINFIITAPTHPDTIKYLEKNHRNYLLVLRPSSKFTHKILINDFGTLGGLNVAYMGYELAVKLEHKNIILIGQDLAFDEKGNSHPMEFLYGKDFDNNIPVLEKRIKTTAYGGKGEVITHQGWKYYIQSYELYIKETAKNNITTYNATEGGARIEGTIEKPFKELCDELLKEDKIIFPFLQSLPKKEQILLAKQNYDYFLELIKFAKSKIYQCQKLLKPILKVIEQTRYHIDLNTIDFVKILKTNDEIHKVKEFLEDEKMAVFSDQLAAALTLTELELAKISLMSAHSQEDKKIRMIIWLIKHEEWLKLVIETLESQTKIMEKSIQSLKDFIEENNEHL